Proteins from one Tsuneonella aeria genomic window:
- a CDS encoding peroxiredoxin, translating to MSYPGVGDPMPDIALETPEGGTVRPSDFAGAPAVIWFYPKDNTPGCTTEAKDFTALAPAFAEAGVALLGVSKDSPARHASFIARQSLAVPLASDAAEGGLSDALGIWTEKKLYGKTFMGMVRTTYLLDSEGRISRVWNKVKVRGHAAEVLEAARAL from the coding sequence ATGAGCTATCCCGGAGTGGGCGACCCGATGCCTGATATCGCGCTGGAAACGCCCGAAGGCGGCACGGTGCGCCCGTCGGACTTCGCCGGCGCGCCGGCCGTGATCTGGTTCTATCCCAAGGACAACACGCCCGGCTGCACGACCGAGGCGAAGGACTTCACCGCACTCGCCCCGGCGTTCGCGGAAGCCGGCGTGGCCCTGCTGGGGGTGTCGAAGGATTCGCCGGCACGGCACGCGTCCTTCATTGCCCGTCAGAGCCTCGCGGTCCCGCTGGCGAGCGATGCGGCGGAAGGCGGCCTGTCCGACGCGCTCGGCATCTGGACGGAAAAGAAGCTCTACGGGAAGACGTTCATGGGCATGGTGCGGACCACCTACCTGCTCGATTCCGAAGGCCGGATTTCGCGGGTCTGGAACAAGGTCAAGGTCAGGGGCCACGCCGCCGAAGTGCTGGAAGCGGCCCGCGCGCTGTGA
- a CDS encoding DUF455 family protein → MNPDPSVGAAIRAALLTADPAAKVKAARKVARDWRLGLLALSGDLPMPSRPARPAAPELLPPNRMPKRGKGGSRRTRIALWHALAHIEFVAIDLALDMAGRFGTEMGAEFVGDFLGVAADEAMHFALLDRHLASMGSHYGALPAHDGLWQAAADTAGDVAARLAVVPMVLEARGLDVTPATLARVRAAGDQSGARILERILDDEIRHVRIGVKYLRRIAHNRGVSPDSLWISLVRRHFRGALKPPFNDSARSAAGLSLAACGVLAS, encoded by the coding sequence GTGAACCCGGACCCGTCGGTCGGCGCGGCGATCCGCGCGGCGCTGCTGACCGCTGACCCTGCGGCCAAGGTCAAGGCGGCGCGCAAGGTCGCCCGCGACTGGCGGCTGGGGCTACTGGCGTTGTCCGGTGACTTGCCGATGCCGTCCCGCCCGGCCCGGCCCGCGGCGCCGGAACTGCTGCCGCCGAACCGGATGCCCAAGCGCGGAAAGGGCGGATCGCGGCGGACGCGGATCGCGCTGTGGCACGCGCTCGCGCACATCGAATTCGTCGCGATCGATCTGGCGCTCGACATGGCCGGGCGGTTCGGCACGGAAATGGGCGCGGAATTCGTCGGCGATTTCCTCGGCGTCGCAGCGGACGAGGCGATGCACTTCGCCTTGCTGGATCGGCATCTCGCGTCGATGGGCAGTCATTACGGTGCGTTGCCGGCGCACGACGGCTTGTGGCAGGCCGCCGCGGACACGGCTGGCGATGTCGCGGCGCGGCTGGCGGTCGTGCCGATGGTGCTGGAGGCGCGCGGGCTTGACGTCACGCCGGCGACCCTGGCGCGGGTGCGCGCAGCCGGCGATCAATCGGGCGCCCGCATCCTCGAACGAATCCTTGACGACGAAATTCGCCACGTCCGGATTGGCGTCAAATACCTGCGGCGAATTGCGCATAACCGCGGCGTAAGCCCGGATTCGCTATGGATTTCGCTGGTGCGCAGGCATTTCCGCGGCGCGCTGAAGCCTCCATTCAACGACTCGGCGCGTTCGGCTGCCGGTTTGTCGCTCGCAGCGTGCGGTGTGCTTGCTTCATAA
- a CDS encoding M23 family metallopeptidase has protein sequence MGATPALANASAASADLVAPVRDAKAAGVSGGDEQFKQLFSSWRSMDQSPTVSTPVAPSMGVSIPSRAPLAVGSTSSGYGMRTHPVIGGKRAHKGIDLAAPTGTPIYATADGVIGKADWFSSYGLFVSIAHGGDIETRYAHMSRVAVAAGDRVRKGDVIGYVGSTGRSTGPHLHYEVRVAGEAVNPIPYMAETGGGSSSGLALAAK, from the coding sequence ATGGGCGCCACGCCCGCCCTCGCCAACGCCAGCGCCGCTTCGGCGGACCTGGTCGCCCCGGTCCGCGATGCCAAGGCAGCGGGCGTTTCGGGCGGTGACGAACAGTTCAAGCAGCTGTTCAGCAGCTGGCGCTCGATGGACCAGAGTCCGACCGTTTCCACGCCCGTCGCGCCGTCGATGGGTGTTTCCATCCCGTCGCGCGCCCCGCTGGCCGTCGGCTCCACCAGCAGCGGCTACGGCATGCGCACCCACCCGGTGATCGGCGGCAAGCGCGCCCACAAGGGCATCGATCTTGCGGCTCCGACCGGCACGCCCATCTACGCCACCGCCGACGGCGTGATCGGCAAGGCGGACTGGTTCTCCAGCTACGGCCTGTTCGTTTCCATCGCGCACGGCGGCGACATCGAAACCCGTTACGCTCACATGAGCCGCGTCGCCGTTGCCGCGGGCGACCGGGTGCGCAAGGGCGACGTGATCGGCTACGTCGGTTCCACCGGCCGCTCGACCGGGCCGCACCTGCACTACGAAGTCCGCGTTGCCGGCGAAGCGGTCAATCCGATCCCCTACATGGCGGAAACCGGTGGCGGCAGCAGCAGCGGTCTCGCGCTCGCCGCGAAGTAA
- a CDS encoding acyl-CoA synthetase — MHPTIHAQARAQHPAIVMAGSGQIVTYGELDAAADRIAQLLRSRGIGQGGAVALLLENRPEYLEIAWGNQRAGTTLVPISTHLTADEIAYILADSDATLLISSVQFAPRLAELASLAPDVAQLVFEGAPDAAAAIAAMPAEPIADQAPGLAMLYSSGTTGRPKGIKPVSPPDPDHMAVSPLVMLAAHAFGWPTDGSVVYLSPGPLYHAAPFRWTMTTHCLGGTVVVMEKFDPEAALAAIEKYAVTDSQWVPTHFVRMLKLPEEVRTRYDLSSHKRAIHAAAPCPVDVKHAMIDWWGPILLEYYAGSEGNGMTFLTAQAWLDHPGSVGKPIMGVPHICDGEGKELPVGEEGVIFFENDSQFAYHNDPDKTAEATHAQGWTTLGDIGKLDADGYLYLTDRRSNMIISGGVNIYPQEIENLLITHPAVVDAAVVGAPDPDMGERVVAVVQPADMARAGDGLRAELLEYLGQRLARLKLPREIEFRDALPREANGKLYKRKLKEEFRERAAAERPG, encoded by the coding sequence ATGCATCCGACAATCCACGCGCAGGCGCGTGCGCAGCATCCGGCTATCGTCATGGCCGGGAGCGGCCAGATCGTGACGTACGGAGAGCTCGACGCCGCCGCCGACCGCATCGCCCAGCTGCTGCGCAGCCGGGGCATCGGGCAGGGCGGGGCGGTGGCCCTGCTGCTGGAAAACCGGCCGGAATATCTCGAGATCGCCTGGGGCAACCAGCGCGCCGGCACCACGCTGGTACCGATCTCCACGCACCTGACGGCCGACGAGATCGCCTATATCCTGGCCGACAGCGACGCCACGCTGCTGATCAGTTCAGTCCAGTTCGCCCCGCGCCTGGCCGAACTGGCGTCGCTGGCGCCCGATGTCGCGCAGCTGGTGTTCGAAGGGGCGCCGGATGCCGCGGCGGCGATCGCGGCCATGCCGGCGGAGCCGATCGCCGACCAGGCGCCCGGCCTCGCCATGCTGTACAGCTCCGGCACCACGGGCCGGCCCAAGGGGATCAAGCCGGTCAGCCCGCCCGATCCCGATCACATGGCGGTTTCGCCGCTCGTCATGCTGGCGGCCCACGCCTTCGGATGGCCCACGGACGGCAGCGTCGTCTATCTTTCGCCGGGCCCGCTCTACCACGCCGCACCGTTCCGCTGGACGATGACCACGCACTGTCTCGGCGGCACGGTGGTGGTGATGGAAAAGTTCGATCCCGAAGCCGCGCTCGCCGCGATCGAGAAATACGCGGTCACCGACAGCCAGTGGGTGCCGACTCACTTCGTCCGCATGCTCAAGCTGCCGGAAGAGGTGCGCACGCGGTACGACCTGTCGAGCCACAAGCGCGCGATCCACGCGGCCGCGCCCTGCCCGGTCGATGTGAAGCACGCGATGATCGACTGGTGGGGGCCGATCCTGCTGGAATACTACGCGGGGAGCGAAGGCAACGGCATGACGTTCCTCACCGCGCAGGCATGGCTCGATCATCCGGGCTCGGTCGGCAAGCCTATCATGGGCGTGCCGCATATCTGCGACGGCGAAGGCAAGGAACTGCCCGTTGGCGAGGAAGGGGTGATCTTCTTCGAGAACGACAGCCAGTTCGCCTATCACAACGATCCGGACAAGACGGCCGAAGCGACCCATGCCCAAGGATGGACCACCCTGGGCGACATCGGCAAGCTGGATGCCGACGGCTACCTTTATCTCACGGATCGGCGCAGCAACATGATCATCTCGGGCGGGGTGAACATCTACCCGCAGGAGATCGAGAACCTGCTCATCACGCACCCCGCGGTCGTCGACGCCGCCGTTGTCGGCGCGCCGGACCCCGACATGGGCGAACGCGTGGTGGCGGTGGTCCAACCAGCGGACATGGCGCGGGCCGGCGACGGCCTGAGGGCCGAGTTGCTCGAATACCTGGGCCAGCGGCTCGCCCGGCTCAAGCTCCCGCGCGAGATCGAGTTCCGCGACGCCCTGCCGCGCGAGGCGAACGGCAAGCTCTACAAGCGCAAGCTGAAGGAGGAATTCCGCGAGCGCGCCGCGGCCGAGCGCCCGGGATAG
- a CDS encoding SLC13 family permease, translating to MNAVADFLAATGLTPNQAVTLGVLAAVVGAMILDRFRADVVALTGAAVLLMTGAVKPVDVQVAFASPAIIALAALFVIAYAMERSGLLDKAIGGGVWLARKAGATGIWIVMVLCGAVSAFLNNTPIVVLAAPVIRDVAKSVGLDPRRYLMPLSYITVLGGCCTLIGTSTNLLVNDMARSSGSPTFSMFEIAPVGLAVAAAGGAFLFFFAGRLIRFDTPADDAERTAEALRHPDQSASIGNAAVFAPEHSFHPWRAFASLMVFIGAVTAATMGVAPIAATAFAGAVLLILIRVIDPDEAYRGLRPEILMLIAGMVVIGVAMEETGLAAAATARLVNTIGPLGPLFALIVFYGATVLLTELLSNATVAVLLTPVAVSLAEGLAVHPKPFVAAVMIGASAAFATPYGYQTNALVFQLGGYRYMDFVRVGLPLNLVTWAAACIAIPIVFPF from the coding sequence ATGAACGCGGTCGCGGATTTCCTCGCGGCCACCGGCCTCACGCCCAACCAGGCGGTGACGCTGGGCGTGCTGGCGGCCGTGGTGGGCGCGATGATCCTCGACCGGTTTCGCGCGGACGTCGTCGCGCTGACCGGGGCGGCGGTGCTGCTGATGACCGGCGCGGTCAAGCCGGTTGACGTGCAGGTCGCATTCGCGAGCCCGGCGATCATCGCGCTCGCCGCGCTGTTCGTGATCGCTTACGCGATGGAGCGTTCCGGCCTGCTCGACAAGGCGATCGGCGGCGGGGTGTGGCTGGCGCGCAAGGCGGGGGCGACCGGCATCTGGATCGTGATGGTCCTGTGCGGCGCGGTCAGCGCGTTCCTGAACAACACGCCGATCGTGGTCCTGGCAGCCCCGGTGATCCGCGACGTGGCGAAGAGCGTGGGGCTCGACCCGCGGCGTTATCTCATGCCGCTATCGTACATCACTGTCCTGGGCGGGTGCTGCACGTTGATCGGCACTTCGACCAACCTGCTGGTCAACGACATGGCCCGTTCCAGCGGTTCGCCGACGTTCTCGATGTTCGAGATTGCGCCGGTCGGCCTGGCGGTGGCCGCGGCGGGCGGCGCGTTCCTGTTTTTCTTCGCCGGGCGGCTGATCCGCTTCGACACGCCGGCAGACGATGCGGAGCGGACGGCCGAGGCGCTGCGCCACCCGGACCAGTCCGCATCGATCGGCAACGCGGCGGTCTTCGCGCCCGAGCACAGCTTCCACCCATGGAGGGCGTTTGCGTCCCTGATGGTCTTCATCGGCGCGGTGACGGCCGCCACGATGGGCGTGGCACCCATCGCCGCGACCGCCTTTGCCGGGGCGGTGCTGCTGATCCTGATCCGCGTGATCGATCCGGACGAGGCATACCGCGGGCTGCGCCCGGAAATCCTGATGCTGATCGCCGGGATGGTGGTGATCGGCGTGGCCATGGAGGAAACCGGCCTTGCCGCCGCGGCGACCGCCAGGCTGGTGAACACCATCGGCCCGCTGGGCCCCCTGTTTGCATTGATCGTGTTCTACGGCGCGACGGTCCTGCTGACCGAACTCCTGTCGAACGCCACCGTCGCGGTGCTGCTGACCCCGGTGGCCGTGAGCCTGGCCGAAGGGCTGGCGGTCCACCCCAAACCGTTCGTCGCCGCCGTCATGATCGGGGCAAGCGCGGCCTTCGCCACGCCATATGGATACCAGACCAATGCGCTGGTCTTCCAGCTGGGCGGATACCGTTACATGGATTTCGTGCGCGTCGGCCTGCCGCTCAACCTCGTCACCTGGGCCGCGGCGTGCATCGCGATCCCGATCGTTTTCCCGTTCTGA
- a CDS encoding UTP--glucose-1-phosphate uridylyltransferase yields the protein MIRKPIRKAVFPVAGLGTRFLPATKAVPKEMLPIVDRPLIQYAVDEALEAGIEQMIFVTGRGKAAIEDHFDIAFELERTMGGRGKDLAVLGPTRLPPGNCVFVRQQEPLGLGHAIWCARDIVGDEPFAVFLPDELMHGSPGCMAQMIAAYDAVGGNLISVLDVPADQVSSYGVIAPGAAVTDSLTEVTGLVEKPPLGQAPSTRIISGRYILQPEVMRVLEAQEAGAGGEIQLTDAMARMIGGQPFHAVTFAGRRFDCGSKLGFVEATLALALEREDMGSEVRAIAQRLLGA from the coding sequence ATGATCCGCAAACCTATCCGGAAAGCCGTTTTTCCCGTCGCCGGGCTGGGCACCCGCTTCCTGCCCGCGACAAAGGCGGTGCCCAAGGAAATGCTGCCGATCGTCGACCGACCGCTGATCCAGTACGCCGTGGACGAGGCGCTGGAGGCGGGGATCGAGCAGATGATCTTCGTCACCGGGCGCGGCAAGGCCGCGATCGAGGATCACTTCGACATCGCGTTCGAGCTGGAGCGGACGATGGGTGGCCGCGGCAAGGATCTCGCCGTGCTGGGCCCGACCCGGTTGCCGCCGGGGAATTGCGTTTTCGTGCGCCAGCAGGAACCGCTCGGGCTGGGCCACGCGATCTGGTGCGCCCGCGATATCGTGGGCGACGAACCGTTCGCGGTTTTCCTGCCCGACGAGTTGATGCACGGCAGCCCGGGCTGCATGGCGCAGATGATCGCCGCCTATGACGCGGTGGGGGGCAACCTCATCAGCGTGCTCGACGTCCCGGCCGACCAGGTATCGAGCTACGGCGTGATCGCGCCCGGCGCCGCGGTGACAGACAGCCTGACCGAAGTCACCGGCCTCGTCGAAAAGCCGCCGCTGGGCCAGGCGCCCTCCACCCGGATCATTTCCGGCCGTTATATCCTCCAGCCGGAAGTCATGCGCGTGCTGGAGGCGCAGGAGGCCGGCGCCGGCGGCGAGATACAGCTTACCGACGCGATGGCCCGCATGATCGGCGGCCAGCCCTTCCACGCCGTCACCTTCGCCGGTCGCCGATTCGACTGCGGCAGCAAGCTGGGTTTCGTCGAAGCGACGCTGGCGCTGGCGCTGGAGCGTGAGGACATGGGCAGCGAAGTGCGCGCGATCGCCCAGCGGCTGCTCGGCGCATGA
- the murA gene encoding UDP-N-acetylglucosamine 1-carboxyvinyltransferase, with protein sequence MDKIIVEGGKRLSGSIPISGAKNAALTLIPCALLTEEPVTLRNLPRLADIDGFQHLMNQFGVTTVIQGNRPEDFGRVMSLEATRITGTTAPYDLVRKMRASILVLGPMLARMGEATVSLPGGCAIGNRPIDLHLRALEALGATIELAQGYVRAHAPDGGLPGGEYDFPVVSVGATENALMAAALASGTSRLLNAAREPEIVDLCNLLVAMGAEIEGIGTSDLTVHGARRLHGATYCVMPDRIEAGSYACAAAITGGEVLLEGAKAEDMSATIHALRNIGVRVDAEKGGVRVAADGKLRAVTLSTAPYPGLATDMQAQLMALLTVAEGASVLHETIFENRYMHVPELARMGANIETSGRTAVVHGVAKLHGAEVMATDLRASMSLVIAGLAAEGQTEVRRLYHLDRGYERLEEKLALVGAQVERVGDE encoded by the coding sequence ATGGACAAGATCATCGTCGAAGGCGGCAAGCGCCTCAGTGGCAGCATTCCGATCAGCGGCGCGAAGAACGCGGCGCTCACCCTCATTCCCTGCGCCCTGCTGACCGAAGAGCCGGTGACGCTGCGCAACCTGCCGCGGCTGGCCGATATCGACGGGTTCCAGCATCTGATGAACCAGTTCGGCGTGACGACCGTCATCCAGGGCAACCGGCCGGAGGATTTCGGCCGGGTCATGTCGCTCGAGGCGACCCGCATCACCGGCACGACCGCGCCGTACGATCTGGTGCGCAAGATGCGCGCCTCGATCCTCGTGCTCGGCCCGATGCTGGCGCGCATGGGCGAAGCGACCGTCTCGCTTCCGGGCGGCTGCGCCATCGGCAATCGCCCGATCGACCTGCACTTGCGGGCGCTGGAGGCGCTGGGGGCCACGATCGAGCTCGCCCAGGGATACGTTCGCGCGCACGCGCCGGACGGCGGGCTGCCGGGCGGGGAGTACGATTTTCCCGTGGTGTCCGTCGGCGCGACCGAAAACGCGCTCATGGCGGCGGCGCTCGCCAGCGGGACCAGCCGCCTGCTCAATGCCGCGCGCGAGCCGGAGATCGTCGACTTGTGCAATCTGCTGGTCGCCATGGGTGCCGAGATCGAAGGCATCGGCACGTCGGACCTGACGGTCCACGGCGCGCGCCGCCTGCACGGCGCGACCTATTGCGTCATGCCGGACCGGATCGAAGCGGGCAGCTACGCCTGCGCCGCCGCGATCACCGGGGGCGAAGTGCTGCTGGAAGGTGCCAAGGCGGAAGACATGTCCGCCACCATCCACGCCTTGCGCAACATCGGCGTCAGGGTCGATGCGGAGAAGGGCGGCGTCCGCGTTGCGGCGGATGGCAAGCTGCGCGCGGTGACGCTCTCCACCGCGCCCTACCCGGGCCTCGCGACCGACATGCAGGCTCAGCTCATGGCCCTGCTGACGGTGGCCGAAGGCGCCAGCGTGCTGCACGAGACGATTTTCGAAAACCGCTACATGCACGTCCCGGAACTGGCACGAATGGGGGCGAACATCGAAACCTCCGGCCGCACCGCGGTGGTTCACGGCGTCGCCAAGCTGCACGGGGCCGAAGTAATGGCCACCGATCTGCGCGCATCGATGAGCCTCGTGATCGCCGGACTCGCGGCCGAAGGACAGACCGAAGTGCGGCGTCTCTATCACCTCGACCGGGGTTACGAGCGGCTGGAGGAAAAGCTCGCACTGGTCGGCGCACAAGTAGAACGCGTCGGAGACGAATGA